CAAAACTATTCTATACCTATTGATCTTTGCAGCCTTGCGCTGCCTTTGGCTGTTGGTGACGAAGCGAAGAACCACTTTTGGGCGGGAATTAAAACTAGGCATTTTTGTCGGTTATTTAATGCTTTCATTTGCTTTGACAGTTTTTCGCGATGTGTATTATCCGTGGCAACTGCACTTTCATTGGAATCGGCCATTATCTGTGATTAATATCCGACCACTTGTTGAAACGCTTAAATTGCAACATGCTGCCAGTCACTTCGATCTCTGGTATCAATCACTAGGGAATATTGCTTGGTTTATGCCGCTTGGCTTTGGTATTCCTTGGGTGAGCAAACATCGACGGCGTCTCGCGGGCACGGTTATGTTTGGCCTGCTGACGTCGTTAAGTATTGAAACCTTACAATTTCTGCTAATCAGTGGGGTAGCGGA
This genomic window from Lacticaseibacillus paracasei subsp. paracasei contains:
- a CDS encoding VanZ family protein — its product is MLFLGPFYNWINTTSLSRVNHFPLIRLIVFSLDKTILYLLIFAALRCLWLLVTKRRTTFGRELKLGIFVGYLMLSFALTVFRDVYYPWQLHFHWNRPLSVINIRPLVETLKLQHAASHFDLWYQSLGNIAWFMPLGFGIPWVSKHRRRLAGTVMFGLLTSLSIETLQFLLISGVADIDDVIFNVIGAIFGYSLYRLFHHRK